The genomic DNA AAGGTATAGGCAACATAGTATCAATGAGGTCTTTATAAAGTTGTTTCCTTCTAACATCAGCAAGATACTGTGCAGAAAAGCGAACTTTCAAACACTGAAAAGCGCGCACAACCTCCCAAAGAAAGCCCCGCACCCGTACATGTTTCACAGGGCTGGATGATACAACATATTCAGGCAGTGCCTCTTTCAAGCAAATTTGCATTACCGTACGCAGGAAAGCATCTTTTTGGTCTCGGAGGAACATAAATCTTGACACAAGTTGCCTAAGAAACAAATGAGCCAAACCTAGGCCACCCTTTCCAACGGACAAAAATAGATTTGTGCGACTTGTCCGCTCCCAACTCGACCCCCAAATGAACACTGCGAAAGCCCGGTGCAATCTCTGGACGCTGGTCCGTGACATACACAGTGCCTGCAGCACATACCATACCTTGGCCACCAAAAAGAGGTTACATACTGTGGCCCGAGCGAAAATTGAAAGATCGCGGCCACCCCATTTGTGCGTACATTCGCGTGTGCGCTCATTTTCCGCTTCCCAATATTTTGCAGGTTCTTGATATTGGTCTAGTGGCACTCCCAAGTATTTGACAGGTGACGTTGCCCACTGAACGCTCTCAAACATTTCAGGCGCATAATCCATTTTCCGTGCCAGAAACCAAAACACTTTTCCCAGTTTATCACACTTCCGGAG from Dermacentor albipictus isolate Rhodes 1998 colony chromosome 7, USDA_Dalb.pri_finalv2, whole genome shotgun sequence includes the following:
- the LOC139047904 gene encoding uncharacterized protein — encoded protein: MDYAPEMFESVQWATSPVKYLGVPLDQYQEPAKYWEAENERTRECTHKWGGRDLSIFARATVCNLFLVAKVWYVLQALCMSRTSVQRLHRAFAVFIWGSSWERTSRTNLFLSVGKGGLGLAHLFLRQLVSRFMFLRDQKDAFLRTVMQICLKEALPEYVVSSSPVKHVRVRGFLWEVVRAFQCLKVRFSAQYLADVRRKQLYKDLIDTMLPIPLYRSIYCVGSEGNVLKRVKKMLVRPSMKSFFFQLHTGTLPVKPWLQEKGIFVPWSTNCLICRKPETIDHMFLHCTDAVFHWDVLQRTLKKQLPISPYGIRFLSVDSGDEVPWDMFMLISLHSIWKNRMAFRHEDEIILPVREYFIENVSYVRDVFKAQKEQPGWLPLMDDLAKLKRF